A window of Bacteroidota bacterium genomic DNA:
CTGATACTGACTTCAATTTCCGGCTGCACGCGCCCTGAAGCAGTTACAACCTGCGTGATATTGCGTGTTTCAGTATCGGTAACTTCAACTACCGTCCCCTCTTCTTTCTCGCCAAATACGCCGGCAGCATTTAACGCTGCACTTACACCAATCAATACAATAACAGCCCCGATCAAGATCAGGATAATTTTTGTTGCGTTGTTTTTCTTCTTAGCCATATTCTCTTAGCCAGGTTCAAAAGTAGGGACTGCACAGTTTAAGGCTTTTTTTGCTTAAAGCTAAACCGATATCCCGCGGTTTACTAAACCTTCAAGGTCTGAACGCTGTTTAAACTACGGCTGGCGGAAAAGTTGTTCTGTTGGATTCAGTTTACCCAGGTAATAGTCGATCAATTTTTTCTGGAAGATAAAATCGAATCGCGCCTGGTTGCGGTCGCTCTGTGCCTGTACGAAGTTTGCCCGAGCCTGAGACAGTTCGACGAGCGTAGCAGCACCTACATTGTAGCGCTCCTGCTCTGCAGTAAGCGCCTGTTCAGCAGAAATCAACTGCTTTTCAGTTACATCAAGCGTCTTCTCTGCTGTCAGGTAATCGAGGAAAGACTGGCGTACATCGAGTGCGATGTTCTGCTGCAGATCTTCCAGGGTAAGCTGGGCGTTGTTGTAGCTTACGCGTGACTGCTCAACGCTATTTTTCGTCAAGAAGCGATCAAAAATTGGAATACCGAGGCTGAAGCCAATGTTGCTACTACGGCGAATGTCTGTAAACTGATCATTGAAGCTGAACTGGCTCTGGTCATCAAAACTTGAGTTGGTGCCAAAATTAAGACTCAAGGTTGGTAGAAAACCGGAGCGTGCAGCGCGGATGCCTTCTTCAGCGGCGATGATATCGTACTCGCGTGCTTTAAGGTCAAGTCGCTGCGTAAAGGCTTCGCGCAGCATATCTTCAACGCTGTAGGACTGCAGTACGAGGTCAGCATCCCCCACCTCGGGTGCGACAAACTCATAAGCGCCAAACGGGTCAAGCTGCAAGACCTGAATCAGGTTAACTTCGCTAAGCTGGTAAGCACGTTCGGCATTGAGCAGGTTCAGTTCGGCATTTGCTTCAGCTGCCTGCTGCTGATAGAGATCCGAAATCGGACGAGAGCCTACATTGGTAAACTCTTGAATCTGCTGCAACTGCTGCCGTTGCGACTCCAGATTCTCAGTCTGTATTTCGATCTGCTGCTGACGCTCAAGCAGGGTCAGGTAGTTCGACATTACAGAGAACACAACGGTTTGCCGCTGGCGTTCATAATCGTAATCGCCGGCTTCAACTGCATTTTCGGCCTGACGGACTGCAGAAACGCGCCCCATCCCTTCAAATACAGAAACATTGCTTGAAGCAAAAGCAGAAAGCCTGTTCGTGGTCTGATCAACAAAAGTCAGCGTTTCCTGGCTAAAGTTCTGACCATAATTCTGGCTGCCGTTCATGCCCAACCGTAAGTTTGGCAAAAACGCAGAGCGTCGCTGGGAAAGGTTGATAGCATCCAGTTCGACGTTGTTTGCTGCACGGCGAAGCAAAACGTTGCTTTCGAGTGCAATCTGTACGGCATCATCAAATGTGATGCGTTGGATTTCCTGTGCGCTTGCCGTGGTAGTAGCAGCAAGCATGATAACAGCAAACAGGAGGGTGACTTTGCGTAACATACCAGTTGAGAGGGATTGGTTATACAGGTGGTGAGCACTTCAGGCATTAAGAAACTGCATCACAATTACTTTGCAGAATCCGTCGAATTTACGCTTCCGAACCATACTTGTTACGTTGAAGGGATAACTTTTACATCGTTTACACTTTTTTACATGGGTACGGCTATGCCCATTACAGCAAAAGATTTAGCATTTTGACCTATACAGGAAGACTGTGGGACGATGCAACAGTTGCCCGGTTTGCAAGCGCCGACGCTGACAGGTAGATTAACAGACACGTATGGATCAACTTCCCACCTTCGAGCCCCCACATGTACTATTCTCGCCGACAAGTGCTGCAGCTATTTGCCAGCGCATCCGCTTTAACACCATTCACCCTGCGCACCAACAGTCATTCAGCGGCACTAACCTGGCACAATGTGCAAGACTGGGGCATCGAGGGCAAAGGCTGGACAAACACATCGCGCTATTTTGATCGCTTGCCTACAAAAGCTGAGGGTGTTGTCAGAGAACCCGTATGGGATTTGTCGCGGCATTCAGCCGGCATGGTAACCCGATTTATAACAGACGCGCCAGCAATCCACGTCAAATACACCCTGTTGTCCGAGCAGCTTGCCATGCCACATATGCCGGCAACCGGGGTATCTGGTATAGACCTCTACGCGCAAGACAACGAAGGCAATGATCGCTGGGCCGCCGTTGTATTCCCGAGACAGCAGGTCATCGAACAAGCCATTGCCAAAGACTTGCGCCCGGGCAAGCGGCTTTACACGATGTACCTCCCCTTGTACAATGGTGTGGAATCCCTGGAAATTGGCGTTGAGGAAGACTTTACATTCGAGCCGGTATCCCCGCGAGCGGCAAAGCCCATTGTTTTTTATGGGACCTCAATTATGCACGGCGCTTGTGCTTCGCGGCCAGGCCTGGCGATCCCCGCAATCCTTGGCCGGCGGCTACACCGACCAACCATTAACCTTGGCTTCTCGGGCAATGGCCGGATGGAGCCAGAAGTGGGCGACTTGTTGGCAGAACTCGATCCGTGCGTCTTTGCTATTGACTGCCTGCCCAACATGAACGAAGACACCATCAGCGAGCGGGCTGTACCGCTTGTTAAAAAGCTGCGCGCCCACAAACCCGATACGCCCATTTTGCTTGTCGAGGACCGCGCCTTTACCAATACCCGCTTTTTCCCTGCGCGGGAAGAACGGCACCGCACCAACCGCCTGGCTTTGCGGCACG
This region includes:
- a CDS encoding TolC family protein — translated: MLRKVTLLFAVIMLAATTTASAQEIQRITFDDAVQIALESNVLLRRAANNVELDAINLSQRRSAFLPNLRLGMNGSQNYGQNFSQETLTFVDQTTNRLSAFASSNVSVFEGMGRVSAVRQAENAVEAGDYDYERQRQTVVFSVMSNYLTLLERQQQIEIQTENLESQRQQLQQIQEFTNVGSRPISDLYQQQAAEANAELNLLNAERAYQLSEVNLIQVLQLDPFGAYEFVAPEVGDADLVLQSYSVEDMLREAFTQRLDLKAREYDIIAAEEGIRAARSGFLPTLSLNFGTNSSFDDQSQFSFNDQFTDIRRSSNIGFSLGIPIFDRFLTKNSVEQSRVSYNNAQLTLEDLQQNIALDVRQSFLDYLTAEKTLDVTEKQLISAEQALTAEQERYNVGAATLVELSQARANFVQAQSDRNQARFDFIFQKKLIDYYLGKLNPTEQLFRQP
- a CDS encoding SGNH/GDSL hydrolase family protein; this encodes MYYSRRQVLQLFASASALTPFTLRTNSHSAALTWHNVQDWGIEGKGWTNTSRYFDRLPTKAEGVVREPVWDLSRHSAGMVTRFITDAPAIHVKYTLLSEQLAMPHMPATGVSGIDLYAQDNEGNDRWAAVVFPRQQVIEQAIAKDLRPGKRLYTMYLPLYNGVESLEIGVEEDFTFEPVSPRAAKPIVFYGTSIMHGACASRPGLAIPAILGRRLHRPTINLGFSGNGRMEPEVGDLLAELDPCVFAIDCLPNMNEDTISERAVPLVKKLRAHKPDTPILLVEDRAFTNTRFFPAREERHRTNRLALRHALRTLQDAGIDNLFYLQGDDLLGSDGEAATDGSHPNDLGMMRYADAYEPALRAILQQY